GCCGCTGATTTGCAGGCCGGTGCCTCGCACAGCGCAGCCGTCGATATGCTCGCGGCCGCCCCTGCTCATCGCTCGCCTCTCTTGCTGCGCCCCGGCCCACAGGTGCTTTCAGACAAATGCCTGCCTTAGGTGTTGCCCAGACGCGGAGCACTTGGCACGAGTAGCACTGCGGGGGAAAAACACCTCCCAGATCTCCCAGTGCTTCTTGCCAGTGCCGAGCAGCAGGGAAGGAGGTGTTTAAAACTCCGGCAAGGGTGTGTTTGCGCTGGGGCAATGCCAGGTGCGGCCGGTCTGTGACCGCGAGGTCGGGGCAGCAGGAGTCGAAGGAGAGGACGCCTGCGAGGGCCAGAGGCATGTGTCACGCCGTGAGAAGCCGCAGGATGTTCAGCCCCACGTAGTGAGCGAGGAAGAAGTGCGAGAGGCCCAGGGCCGCCACCGCGACGAGGACCCAGAGGACTCCGGTGCCGAAGTATATGGGGGCGAGCCTGGCGGGAGAGAGGGAGCGCGCTGAGACCGAAGGCGGCTGCTCCCGCGCGGGAACAGCGctgtgctccctggagagccggGAGAGGGGCGCGTGCAACGGCAGCCCCTGGCTGTCCCCCGTCCCCTGCACGGGGTCCTGCACCCCGCTCCCGCCTGGAGGGAGCGCACACATCCGCATGGGCTCGGAGCAGCACCGCTCTCGCCCTGTATGTGTCTCTCTGGCCCCAGCCGTGTGCCAAGCCCGTACTACGCTTGGGGACGAGCTCTGGCAGGGCTGATTCATTCTGGGGCTCTGAAGCAGCCTGGACACGCAGAGGGTGTCCTGAGCTCCCCCTTCCTACAGCACATGACGTTCCCAAATTAGAAACTCCAGGGGCTACAGCTTACTCAAGCAGGTCTTTACCTTTCCGAAGACGATGCCCTGTATCCCATAAAGTAGCAGTAGCGAGAGCAGAGATAGACTAGACCCAAagctgcagccagacctgcaatTGAGACGAGAAATCACAGTGACCAAATCCAATGGCTTTTTAGAGCTACTGTAAGCCAAGCAGGTGGCCCAACAGTGGAGCTGGAGAGGCTTTGCGTCCTCCGGCTCTACAGTCCCATCAGAGACAGAATTACCACCTAGTTTAGCGTTCAGAAGGCGAGCAGGTCCCGTGGACCGTGCCAACACTGCTGACACGCTAAGGGGAACAGATCCAGCGTCAAACCAGGTAACGGGCCATTCTCACCTTGATGGAAGAAGAGGCCAGCCTGCCACAGCAGTGCCAGGAAAATGGGAAAATACTCAGAGGAATTCACCCTGGCAGGAAAGAGGAAGATTTTtaacaagggaaaagaggaagatctttctttcttgcctcccCTAGCAGTTTCCAGAGGCTGTAAACTGTTGCATTTAAGAGATGATGCCTCCACAGAAAGCCTCCAGGCTTTCACCTTTTCCCACAGTTCCCATCTCATCTTTATTTGCAGGAATTAAACAGTGGGAGGAACTGGGTCTCCAGGTCCAGTCCCTGACTGCAGGAAGTCAAGTAACAGATGCCCAGGTCAGACCGCACTGAACGGCTCCATGGACCAGCCCCACCACCGCTCCCCGTGTGCTGCAGCTTAAACCCAGCAGTACAAGCCACGAAATCTCAATCATAAATGCCAGGGATGAAGTGCTGGAGAGATGGCAGGGGCCCAAAGCTCCGGGTGCTAGAGGAGCGGGTCCTGCCATGAGGGACTTGGAGCAGCCTGAGGCCCTGAGACTGGGTCTCCGTGTTAAGGTCAGCAACAACCAGCCCATGTACGCAATCAGGAGAAGGTGCAGCTTATACAGATAAGGCCATAGCAGCTTGGGCTTCATGCAGGAGTGCGAGGGAGCCCTTAGCTGGTAGGACAGTCTGTACGGCTGTGCCCTGTCCCCCCAAAGGCAAAGGCAATGGACATGAGACCAGGCTGAGAGTGTCTAGGCTGGCAAAGGAGCAGAGAAGGTGATGGCTAGGTGGATCCTGATCCTGGTCCCCTGTTCTTTTTGTGCTGCTCAGATAAAGCAAAAGTGGAAacttcctccctctctgcccccctccgCAGCCGCATCTGTGGCACAGAAGTCACCGCAGGGATGCCAGATTCCAGCAATTCCTTCCCCGCCCCAGCTGAGAGCTCCCCAGGAGCTTGTACGTACGTGTGAGTGGAGCTGAGAGCAGTCCTGAAGCTGCCCGAGGCTTTGACAGCACTTGCCTAAAACCAGCCTAAGACTCAGGTACCAATAATTCTATCCTTCGCAGCCCTTCTCCCCACAGCAGACATTTCTGGTGTGGTTTCTATCAGCAATGGCCAGTGTCTTTAGGACTCCTGAGCCAACACAGTCCCAACGCTGGCTCTGACATTCATTACTATAACCCTGAGGGAAGTGGGTAACTGCTGAATTACTCCAACCAGAAATGAATGGCAATGCAGGGGAGGTTACACATGAGGTCTAAAACCCATCTTATAAGAGAAGTTTCTTACTGTGCTCGAAAGATCCTCTCAAATTCAGGTGGGCCTGAGATCTTCGGAGGAGAAATGCCAAACATCCGCCTGGCATAGATCACCTGCAGGAAGAAGTAGGCTGCagcgaaagagagaaaaaaagcatggATCAGTCATCTGGCTGGGCTTGGCGGGACCAGAAGCCTGTCAGGGATAGAGGCGGATGATGCAGCCCCCCCTTTTAACTTTGCACCCCTGTGTGGCAGAGAAAGCTGGGTAAATATCCCAGAGACGTTTCAGACACGGAAAAGGAATGACCCTGTGACAGTCAAGCAAGGATAGTGCAGTCGTGTACCATCAGCAGATATCTGGTTTCTCGCTTGCATAATTAACAGGTTGGCTATTATCGACAGAAACTGTTATACAGTTCAGATGCACTTTGTTGCTGACAGTTTTAgctttttaaaagtctttaattttttctcttctaaatcCTGATAGCTGAGTAGGGAACTGATGGCTCAGAGAAGCCACCCAGATACCCAATTACGCAGCCATGCAATGTGGAACCGTGGCTGAGAGCTGTTCCCTGAGACCCGCGGCATCCTGCTGCTCCCCCTTCCAGAGCTGCAGTGCTCTTTTTATTCTGAAGTCTACATGAACCTCGGGAACCGCTGTGAGCCTCTTTATCAAACAATGAAATACTACGTGTTGCCAGAGGAGAAGATCTACCAAGAAATTTCTAAACTGAGAAAGGATGTTAGTTCAGAGGAAGGACATCTATAAGACTGGTCCAATGACTCATTCTGTTGAATTTCAAAAACGAGAGTAATTATCAGGCCACTGTCTGAAAAGTAGGGCAGTAGCAGTGCAACAGCAGAAATGAAGTGCGGAGGTGAAAGGCAATCAGTGGACATAAGGTAGCTTGACCCAGCCAGTGCTAGGGCATGTGCATAGGATGGTCCCTACCTTGCTCCAGGACGCCCAGAACCGTCACAGCAGCCAGCAGATGAATCTGATCCAGCATATTGCCTCTTCCCAGAAAACCTGATTTCCCGATCAGAAGCTCCTCTGGTCAGCTTTAGGCTTTGCTGATGTGGCAGGCAGTGGCAGCAGCCGGCAGCAAAGGTTTGCTCTAATCGAACAGGAAAGATTTGCCTGTGGTGCAGAAAACCAGGAGGGCTCTGCCTTGCCTGCTACCCTAAGCACAATGGCAACGTGGAGCGACAGAGAGGGCTTATGTAGTATTTCTGTTCCCACCCTCTTTTCTCCAGGAATATGTTATGAGGAAATGGGAAAGCCCATAGAGAACTAACATGAGAGATAAGAGAGGGGAACTAACAGCTGCATGGGGGAACAAATTTCAACAGCCCAGCAATCCACTCCCGCTGCAGCATCTGGTTTAAAACCGCTCCTAGTGAGCTCCACGGCATGTCTTTCTTGCCAATGTTGCGTGGGAAACCGCAGCCCCGCTCGGGCTGTTCTGCACACGCACGTTTCCCAAACCGCCCGAGTGTCAGGGATCACAGCGTTTCGCTGAACGTCGCTCCGCGCCAGGACTCTCGGCAGCGCGGGCTGAGCACTGAGCGAGACTTGCTGCCATCGCGCAGAAACAGCAGCGATGAAAGCCCCCAAATGAAAGTGCCGCTGCAATTGGAAGACAGGACGTGAAAAAGTATAAAAGCTAGAGATCTGTCTTGCACCGTTCTGCTTTATTTGGGGATGAGAGCTGCAGAACCGCGGTCAAAGACACCGAGAGGCTTTCGGAGGCAGCGCTCCTGCCAGAAAGGCTGGGAGCTGTGCATGTGAGTCTTCTGGCCAGTCCTCAGCCAAAATaactctcacagcaaacagcagCGAGACTTTTGCGCAGGTAAAAACCTGCAGAATTTATCAGGATACAGCAAAAAGACAGTGGCGCCTTCACATGTGAATGTCGGGAGTAACCTGCTGCATTAATGTCCATCTGACAAGGCAAATCTGGGCAGCCACGAGTGGTCAGGCTCCCTGCTGGGTTTCCTTCCTCCCGGTTCATTGAAGAATTTTCTCTTCAGCCCGGGGGAAAATGAAAGCAGGTTAAGACAAAGGGATCATTAAACTCCTTTAGTACAGAAAACAATACCAGCCTCAAGCAGTTTACAGAAATTATATGGTGGATCTGGTGTTTTTGATAGACTTTCTAAGAAACAAGAAGCTGGTTCCCTTTTTGCCTCCCTACAAGGGAGAAAGACAATCAAAGAGGCTGTAACAACGTCCCCGCTTGGTATTTCTCCAAATACCAAACACGGATGCCACCATTTTTCAAGCATCACATGTAAGATTAATAGTTTCATATCAGAACCGATCCTTTTCCATTCCAGCAACTGCTTAGAAATATGAGGaacattgtgttttgttttctccagctTGGCCGTCACAGAAACAAAGGACTTTCCTGTGTCCATGTTAAAAGGGCAGAGGTCTCCCAGTGCTTAATGAAGTTTGTTTTTCCCTCAGCTCCTTGACTGATTAGAGCctgctagcaaaaaaaaaaaagatatatagatatagatatagatatagatatatagggCAAAACAACTGAACAAAAAAGACCCGTGCTTACACCTCAGTCAGACTACAGCGCAGCAGGGCCTGAGTCAACAGCGTCCGACGTGTAAGGAAAGCCTGGCCTGGAGGGGTTTGAAGGCTCACCTAGAGCATTCCCACTTCCCAAGGCATCCGCCGGTACACAACGCTTCTCGTGTTGTCCAGTCTAGGCTAACTACAGCAAGGCTAAGTAGAAACCTGAATGAATAAACACAGCTATCACGCTCTCTTCTCCTCATCCCTGCCCCGTAAGCGTAATTTTTCAGGCTGCTTTACGCGACCATGTGGCCACTCGGATCGAGGTGTTGATCCGCCACAAAACCAACCGGGCGACAGGAAAAGTAGGGTTTGCAGCTGGCTCGGCGAGCCGAACATCCGCCCTGCCGCCGCGGCCGTAGGCTCTGCGGCAGGAAAGGGGCAGGAAGGTGAAGCCGGGTTGGGGCGAAGGGAAACGAAGCGTCACCGCTGCCGTCAGCTGCCTGCCGTGATGCCACAACAAGCACACTGCGAAATCATCGCCCCTTCCGGAGACGTCGCTGGAGGCATTTCTCTCGGTGGCCCGCTGCTGGCATcgctctgccgcctcctcctcctgcaaCCACTTGTCCTTGCTGCCTCCTAATCGCGACCGTAGGGCTGCAGCGTGAGCTGGGTTGCGGCACTAATCTGGATTAAAAATGATCTTTGCAAGAAAAACGAGCAGCCGCGGGGTTTGCAGTGCCTCcgagcagcagaggggaaggaaaaggcgGCAGCAGCCCAGAGTCCGGCGACATTACGGCCTGGACTTTGTTAGCCGAAGAGGAAACATTTTGCGTCGGAGCAGCTTACCCTTcagctgggaagcggggaggctCCTTGTCCTTCCAAATGTGTTGTAAAAACAGACAGATATTTGCTAAGCTTTTCACGGTTAGCACTTGTGCCTCCTTTCCCTTCTAATCCCTTTGCAGCCACTGAGGACAAAGTTGTGATAGTGGAACCGCAGTTGGGAACAGTTAGCGTTTTTCTAAAAgccacataggaaaaaaaaaaagatttttttagttCAAAAGAATTAAAAGGCACATAGGagaaaagtttggggttttttttttagttcaaaagAATTTAAAAGGGCTCAGCCCACAGCACCTCGGTCTGGACAACTACCAGCTCCTAGGGGCTGGAGCAGTGAGGATGCCAAACCCTGCGTCTGTTCCCTTTGGCAGCGGGACTTTCTTGTAAGTCAGACCAATGCGTGTTCTTGGAATTCGT
This genomic interval from Apteryx mantelli isolate bAptMan1 chromosome 14, bAptMan1.hap1, whole genome shotgun sequence contains the following:
- the LOC106493455 gene encoding leukotriene C4 synthase-like, which codes for MLDQIHLLAAVTVLGVLEQAYFFLQVIYARRMFGISPPKISGPPEFERIFRAQVNSSEYFPIFLALLWQAGLFFHQGLAAALGLVYLCSRYCYFMGYRASSSERLAPIYFGTGVLWVLVAVAALGLSHFFLAHYVGLNILRLLTA